A genomic stretch from Aedes albopictus strain Foshan chromosome 2, AalbF5, whole genome shotgun sequence includes:
- the LOC109402748 gene encoding probable cytochrome P450 6d5 has product MLFLVVIAILAVFAVILISYQFRYWIRRGVPQLQPSFPFGDFGEFFRQKHGIPMTYANIYARSRHLPYVGIYLSMRPALIVNDPQMVKDILGRDFDHFHDRGLHVNEETDPLSGNLFSLGGVTWKNLRAKLTPTFTSGCLKGMLPILVDKAMVLQKRFAMELSSQSSIEVKDLFARYTTDVIASVAYGIDIDSINNQHDIFRRMGIRVFQHDFKTSLRLALTFFIPKIKALLGFRMVAPDVEDFMINLVCKTIEQRERDRTQRKDMMQLLLQLRNTGTVSISDHQWNLDSSSTDKTLSINQVAAQVFVFFIAGYETSSTLMSFCVLELARNPEIQAKVHREIDSILSHHGGALTYESLAEMKYLDSCMDETLRKYPPVPFLNRECTKAYRIPETNVIIDKGTAVVVSLLGMHRDPQYFPQPDEFKPERFSSEEQLNGSNRAYFPFGGGPRVCIGMRMGLLQAKVALVTLLAKFELSLANKEDYDRELPLKANTLLLVTQDGIQLVVKER; this is encoded by the coding sequence ATGCTATTCTTAGTTGTTATTGCAATTCTCGCTGTATTCGCGGTCATACTGATATCGTATCAGTTTCGGTACTGGATTCGTCGCGGTGTTCCTCAGCTCCAGCCGTCATTTCCGTTCGGAGATTTTGGCGAATTTTTCCGCCAGAAGCATGGCATACCGATGACCTACGCCAATATCTACGCCAGAAGCAGACATCTTCCGTACGTTGGAATCTACTTGTCGATGAGGCCAGCTCTGATCGTCAATGACCCCCAGATGGTGAAGGATATTCTGGGCCGAGATTTTGATCATTTTCACGATCGAGGTTTGCACGTCAATGAAGAAACGGACCCGCTGAGTGGCAATCTCTTTTCGTTGGGAGGTGTGACATGGAAGAATCTGAGGGCGAAGTTGACTCCCACCTTTACTTCGGGGTGCTTGAAAGGAATGCTTCCGATTCTGGTGGACAAGGCGATGGTGCTTCAGAAACGATTTGCGATGGAACTGTCTTCTCAGAGTAGTATTGAGGTGAAGGATCTTTTCGCTCGATATACAACCGATGTGATTGCGTCAGTCGCTTATGGAATagacatcgattccatcaacaacCAGCACGACATTTTCCGTCGAATGGGCATCAGAGTGTTTCAACACGATTTCAAAACATCACTCAGATTGGCACTTACATTTTTCATCCCCAAAATAAAAGCACTTCTCGGTTTCAGGATGGTTGCACCAGATGTTGAGGATTTTATGATTAATCTTGTGTGCAAAACCATAGAACAGCGTGAACGGGATCGCACCCAGCGAAAAGACATGATGCAGTTGTTGCTTCAGCTACGAAATACCGGGACCGTGTCCATCAGCGACCATCAATGGAATTTAGATTCATCATCCACCGACAAAACCCTTTCGATCAACCAAGTGGCGGCTCAAGTGTTCGTTTTCTTCATCGCCGGGTACGAAACGTCTTCGACGCTGATGTCTTTCTGTGTATTGGAACTTGCTCGCAATCCCGAGATTCAGGCCAAAGTTCATCGTGAGATAGATAGCATTCTTTCGCATCACGGAGGCGCCTTGACTTACGAAAGCCTCGCAGAAATGAAATACCTCGATAGCTGTATGGATGAAACGCTACGAAAGTACCCTCCTGTACCATTTTTGAATCGCGAGTGCACAAAAGCTTATCGGATTCCCGAAACGAACGTAATTATCGACAAGGGCACAGCCGTTGTTGTGTCTCTGCTGGGGATGCATCGTGATCCGCAGTACTTTCCTCAACCGGACGAGTTCAAACCGGAACGGTTCTCCAGTGAAGAGCAGTTGAATGGATCGAACAGGGCGTATTTTCCGTTCGGAGGTGGACCCAGGGTGTGCATTGGAATGCGAATGGGATTGCTGCAGGCAAAGGTGGCACTGGTGACGTTGCTGGCCAAGTTCGAGCTTTCATTGGCCAATAAGGAGGACTACGATAGGGAACTGCCCTTGAAGGCCAACACTTTACTCTTGGTAACGCAGGATGGAATTCAATTAGTTGTTAAGGAACGATGA